From Solanum stenotomum isolate F172 chromosome 2, ASM1918654v1, whole genome shotgun sequence:
aaattcattatgttatcacatatataacttagttcctatataaaaaaggtaaaattaaaaATCGGAAGTCAAAACAAAGATATCAAATAATGAGGTGAAAAGATTATGagattttatgaatttattggtaaaaaatattctcaaacaaataataataaaaaatataccataacaattttatttatataaattatattaatatataataaaatcaataacaataatttaaataatttgggGCCTTCAAATTTTTGAGGCCTAAGGCAATGGCCTCACTGGCCAAGCCTTAGAGCCGCCCCTGGATACGCGCCTACCTTTCCATCTCCACCTCtcatcatatttatttaaattattatatacaaatattataacGATAATAGTTTTTGCTTATCTATCAtatacaaaaagtaaataaaatatttatttatttttaaaaaagtggtattttttatgaaaaatatttttccatcgTGAACACACGCTGAGTaaatatttgtttcttttcGAAAATGTAGTTTTGACTATGACTATTTACATGTTTTAAACCAGCTTTGGTGATTGGACCAGCATATTCTGTAAAACAATcagaataaaatgaaatgattattttatcgactaaaataatattttcttgaaatgaaAACAGAATAgtacaaatcaaacaaaaatagtCAAAACTTTTATGACTGCCAATTTGAATATGAGCAACCAGATTGGCCTCTGAAAATCGATTTTCTGGCcacaattatttttgttttgttttgtaaggtatttaaatttataaattaaatattatacttGCTAAGCTtattctatcttcttcttcatgttcGATACTCATATGCCGTATTGAAGGAATGACTAATCTAATTTTACGTTGCATAAGAGTCATTTAAgagaaatgatttttaaatatgtttttttttatattcaaaattcaaatcgaAATCTTAAAATGTGGATGTATTCTATATGATTAACTTACTAAGGTAGGACACAAGGAAGGgagaattaatttttaattttaaatatattttatttatatatagctaGAGTATGGTGCCCGCTTCTTTTTGTTCTTATAAAATCTTGTTAAATATTTCTACTCGTGTATTTGTTGGCGTTTTGTGtggtcatattttttttaaaatattagtattacttttaagaataaaaaattaaattaaatataaaaattaggaACCAGTACTATAGTGATGAAATTCAATATATAGGGTAGGACTCGGACATGATTAAATctatactttaaaaaataataaagaatagaTAAGTCATAAGTGAATTTAGAAATTTACTAATGGGGCAACTACTTTGGAATATTGATTAAACATATTATATGCCGAGTCAAATTTCTAACTTATTCAACTTAGGTCAAATAAATATTCCTCATTATCATACATAGGAATAAGTTTTTAATGTCATATTAACTTAGCGTATGTTTTCACAAttatcaagataaaaaaaagaatattataggGGTGAATACacagaaaaagaatgaaaaataatagaTGATAATTTAACCTATATAAGAGATATGTGCTTTTTGTTAAACACCTTATATATTGAATCAAATCTCTAACTTAGTCAATTAAGATCAAATAGAGATTCCTTCTTATCATACATAGGAAAAATTTGTTCAATGTCATATCAACTTTCCATTTCTATTTATCTTCCTTTTCGTACGTGAATGTTATCTCTTATATAACTCTTATCAATCAATAAACAATTAGACTTCCTAATGTGATAGCtaatcaaaattataactaattacaatataatatacattGTAATGTAATGAGACATTCAGTTCAATTATCAAGATGTCACATCTGTTATAGAgttaaaagaatatatattataaaatacacGTACTAAAATCCGTTTAAAAAGAAGAGATAGACAATATAACTTGCATAAAGTAGACATGAAATGCCAATCTATTTGGATTTTCCTGCTAAGTCAAATTTAAAATCTTCTTAATATATGCATGCATCCAAATTCAGTATGAAAGGAACTTCTCTTATAATTTGAACACAAAGTTTGACTTTAAGAGGCAGAAAATTCAATCTATTAATGAAATAATTGATTCCAAATTCAACTAATTATCTTTGACCTTCTATAGTTGTGTGAATAGTTTTGGTATGACctccttaattttatttttattttaaacataaaagaaagagaatataaaaaaagaatatacttTGTTCACTTTAGAGACATATTAGACCACCTTTGTTAAGCTTggattcatatttattttcagAGAAGTATTGAGAATTTTTTGGAATGTGGgataaattattagttttgttttgatttattgataattttaaaaacatcattttatTTAACTGACTAAACTGGATACACCTTCGATTTACCACATGACATAACAAGCGATCTCAAATCCTTGTATGAACATGAGACTCCTAATAAAAAGttgagagaagtgttgaaaacacacctaaattgACAAGAATTAATGGGTGTGtttcactcatgttgcaagatTGAGAGTGTAATTAAGTTTAGTTAGTTAagtaaaaagtgtttttaaaacTGTCAATAGTTCggaaatgaaactaataattcatgTTGAATTTAGGGATATTTaaatacttttcttttatttatatataccgTAACTTACTTATCCGAACTTTACTTGCCACTTCATCTGATTATTTCTTTTAGTTTCTCGCTCAATAttcgaatctcaaaattttaatttactaCATCTAGTTTATTAAacgaaaaaatcattttctattaagatttttcatgtttaaaatttttgaatttgaaaattttaattaagagCGGAGAAATTATGTCGAGCTCATAGTAACCTTGGTACGAAACACTTCATCAGAGTTAATTTTAACTGCACCTTAAAATAAATGATCaattaaattattgttattattttaattttcttaatttggcGTTTCAGAGCCCGAAAGTCCATCCCCTGGTTGTTACGTGTTAAAGGGGAGAAAACAAatgcatttttattttacacatacTTTTTGCCCccaaaaaagggtaaaaaattcTCCACTAAGAAATAAggttgatttatttgatttctGACTAATTGAAATAAATCTAATAATTGAAAACTATTGGGATTTGTACTAAAATTTGGAGTTGATTTGGATTATCTTTAACGTAAAATTGTGTTgttaaattttctttaaaacgTGTCAAAATTCTAACAGATTGCTAGGATTTCAGTTATAAAACTTGTCTTGACAATAAGTTACGGTGATCATCAAGattttaatcataaaatttaaCTGATCCTCAagattttttcaatatttatgattttagtttGAATAGTTCGTTAAATTTTTTAGTGAAGATTGTGACATCAATTCTCACATTATTTATTGTTAAGACAAGTTtcttcaatatttaaaaataatttgacgATTTGCTTGGATTTTGCTCTAGATTCAAGCAAACGAGTTAGTATTACAGCATTTTTTACGAGGTATTTAATTTGTGCAAATCACTCGTATTATTTTCTATGGAAAACTACACCAATAACTTCGAAAATAAGTGATTTTGTACTTTTTGAACTCTGTTTACTCCACTAAAAAATGTTCAAAGTCATAAGTCAAACAATATTCATTATCCATAAAGCAAAACTTATTCAACTTAAAGTATTATCCATCTAGCAAATggagtaaaaaattaaattaaaaacaattgCTCGATCTCCATAATATACATCAATCATCATCTTCTCTAAATCAccataaaattacatcaaatatattattattatcgtTCATCTCCAAAACGGTTCTTAATACCCATTTTTTACCCCTttacacacaaaaaaacaaaaaaaaacaaaactataCAAGGCAGAAAgagaataaatataaattataaatttataataatgtttgttttttcaaaaaataaaaattctgtCAAGATCATTTGGACATTGACGTAATTTAATCAGGAATAAGATCTGATCCTTGTCGccagtcattttctcaaagatATGTGAATGCGATttataccttttttttctttaattaaataatactatatgatatgattcttattaattttattattacttctACATTTtccctcaattttattttttatttttcttctttaagcATCATTATCCAAACTAACTTATTccactaaaactaaaatttactaatatatatattaaaaagagCAAAATGATTTCTCCCTATGTTTGCTAATATATATAGCAATCATTCTACtatgtttatataatataatataagataattttttgatatatagatactttattattttgatacaCACTTTAATTGTTAACTATTAAAATTTAGTtacttcattttaaaatttattacttaaTACTTATATTGTCGATTCTAAATTggcaaaatcacataaaattttCATGTACCTTAAATTAAATTGGGTACTTGATTTGACGAAAACACTacgcacaattaaatattcctTTCTCTTGTGTTTTTGGATGTACTCTAactttttgttttagtttcctATTTGATATTCGATATGCATTTTAGAATGTCAACTAGTTTAAATATGTTTTGTATAaagtatattattaaaataatactttatttataaaaagcttaaattcaaattctataATTAAAGGAAACCATCCCATATTAACTTTGATGATAAAAGAAACTCTAGGCTTATGTTTGTACGTAGAAAATAAAATCACgattttaaattctaaaaactcccaaaaaaatatgattgggGATTCTaaattatggaaataatttttttaattatataagcataacataaaaaaaGCTCTTGCTTGACGTGAATAGACTGTTATTATTGTGGTTTACTAATATATCTTtataaacttatatatatattaaaattttgaaatcacaaataatttataaaaaaataaaataaaaattaatttatcaatacaacgtcttaaaatattttgatatatgcATATCCAAACGGACCCAAATATCCAAGTAATCATCTCCTCCTGCAGTGTTCAAACTCTGCTCTGAAACCTGATGCTTTTATTGCCCCTACAACCTGAGAAAATAACGGAAAGCCCATCActccataatatatataaaaatatataaataaataaataaattaattatttaataataaagttCACTGGAGACCCATGTGGGAGTGAAAAGTCTAAGAgacagaagaaaaaaagaaagtctATTAGATTGTCAAAAGACTGAATTACTTTTTGTTGGatccatatttattttttatttttttgcaattaaaaagataaaaaagaaataatgtaAGGTATTTAATGGATTGTTTGACAGGGGTGTATTAGGTAGAATAATATTGGTAGTATAATATTCTATAGTAGATTTATGTCTAATTTAATTATACATCTACTCAGTACTATTAATTATTGAGTTCATTCATATTTATATCCATTTATTATGctagaaataatttttaaaagttttttataatctaaaataaactTTGTATAACTAAAACGTAAGCAAATTGGTATACTAAACTCTCGCTGTCTATGGGATTAATTAGAAAGAAGgatgaaattagaattttaaattttataatcataGCTTGAATTCATGATATCGTAACCACATAATAACAATCTGAGTTATTTTCATAGCTCGAATCTATAATTTTGTAAACACATAACAACAACCTTACCATTTATGTCAGGATTTCTTTACTATATAGAGCTAAACAACATTTTTTCCttatgataaatttaaaagaaaattatatattcttTTAGTTCTCTGTTTCTAAATATTGAAAAGTGCtactcttttctctttcttggtTGGTTTTGTTTGTATCTTTTGTTCTTTAGCTGGTTTTTACTCTCTTCTGGTTTCTTTGAGCTCAgtgtagtaatttttttaatggtgtaattatataataatgaagagaaAACAGTGAACATGCTCTTCATTGTCTAGATTCTTCAACTTAACTTCATGCTTGAGAGCACATGATTGTagtgatttttcattttttattccaAAAACCCCATTGACAGACACTGTGTGAGTTCTTGGAAtttgggattattttttttcatctttttaggACTGCAGTCAAGCCATGCTTGTTGTTCCATGAggggaaaaaaattgtttctttttcttgggTTTCACTTCTTTCCATCCTCATGATAGTGTGAGGAGAGAGGGGGTGGGGTGAAATGATTTGTTTGTTCATTTTCTTGGTGGGTTTTTTGCCTTTAGCATATTTTTAGTGAATTCTTTGCTTTTCcctatgatttaaaaaaaatggggtTTTAAGAAACTACTTGTCCTTTTGCAGAAAGCAATGATTTTTAGCTCATTTGTTTATATGGGGTTTCTTGTTTCTTTGTGGTTAGGAATATTTTGAAGAATATTGAGgagttttttttgttgttgtggtGATGGGTGAGAAGATGCAAAGCCACCATATGGTGAGTGTGAAGGGGAGTGAGCAATTTAACTCAAAGAGAAAGCATAGATTTGTACCTTCACAGACTTATCTTCCAAAGCTTTTTGCTTTATGGATTATCTGGTGTACATTTTTCAGCATTGCTTTGTACTTTTATATGGATGCTAATCAtaaggagaaaagaaaagaagggcTTGTGAGTATGTGTGATCAAAGGGCAAGGATGTTACAAGATCAATTCAGTGTTAGTGTGAACCATGTACATGCCCTTGCTATACTTGTATCAACTTTCCATTATGAGAAGAATCCATCAGCAATTGATCAGGTTTGTGCTCCTAAATGGTTACAATTTCTCATTTTGGACtgaaaaaagttgtgaaattggtTTAGTTTAGTGAGGGATAATTTGATTCTCTTTTAGTCTTGGTGGTATTGCTTTATCTTTTGCAATTGTGATCGAGTTTTATGTGTCTACCTGTTGTGTCATATGAATATTTTGTCTTTGCTTGGCTCAATCTTTTAACAAAGAAACAATTATGCCTCAGCTTATTGAGGACATGACTTTAAGATAGGAGGTTGGGGAGCACACGGATTAGCATTGTCTTGTTCGTCCATACTACTACTAGTAGTATTACTCTTGTAGtttcttgttcttcaatttttgtAGCTATCGGTTGTTTCGTGTACTTCCATTGCTTCTTTTTTCTGGACTATTTTTTCTTGAGTGgcgggtctatcggaaacaacctctctacctctgaGGTTGGGGTAAGGTCCGTGTTCACTCTACACTACCCTCCCCCAGAGTctactgggtatgttgttgttgttgttgtaacgAGTAACGACTATGCCTCAGTTCTAAACAACTTAGTGTAAGCTGTTTGAATTGTCAATATTTGTTTTGCCCCATTTGGACTCTGATTCTCTTTACTGAAACTGCAGAATACTTTTGCTGAGTACACTGCTAGAACTGCCTTTGAGAGGCCACTATTAAGTGGGGTGGCATATGCAGAGAGAGTTTTAAACTCAGAAAGGGAAGAATTTGAGAGAGAACATGGATGGACTATTAAAACAATGGAAAGAAAGCCTTCACCAATCAGAGATGAGTATTCTCCAGTTATATTTTCTCAAGAGACTGTTTCCTACATAGAATCACTTGACATGATGTCAGGAGAGGTAATGAATTAGTTTCGAAAGTTTCATGGATTTTATCTTCTTGTTAGTTGTGCTAGCTTATTTCATTGGACTGTTCTTTTGCCTGGTTCATTCAGGAGGATCGCGAAAACATCTTAAGAGCTAGGGCCAGTGGGAAGGCGGTTCTTACGAGCCCCTTCAGGCTTCTGGGTTCTCATCACCTTGGTGTTGTTTTGACATTCCCTGTTTACAGATCCAAGCTTCCGGAAAACCCAACGGAGCATGAACGGGTTGAAGCAACTGCAGGGTAAGCTTGTGTCAATGTCGTTTTCTAATTGGATGAATTCTTAGCATGCTCGATGGTCTCAAGATATTTGCTTATCACTTTTTGCTTTAGAAAAGTTCAGTTCATTTGGTTTGCATGGCTGCCTAATGCCAGTCATCGTTTTAGTCTCAAACTTGGAGCATTTGTTCCTTCTGCTTCTCACTCCCGTAAGCCAGCTAATGGAAATATATGTAGCTTAGTTCAGTTTCTTAAAGATGTAGGCATAGGCCTATTCGCCGTGCTAACAACATAAAAGGGATAAGTCATTCTATTCTTTGGGTGTTGCAAGATTCTCTCAGTAACCATTATTCATGTGCATTTGTTTTAGTGCATAGTACTTGAAGACATGTTTTTGGTCAATTACTAGGTGATGGGGTGAGATAGGGCAGGTTCTGCTGCTATTTGGTAATAGTTACATCTAGCTCTTTAACTCAACGCAGGTTTCTTGGTGGAGCCTTTGATGTTGAGTCTCTCGTTGAGTGTCTACTCGGGCAACTTGCTGCAAATCATCCAATAATTGTAAATGTCTATGATGTTACAAACTCCTCTGATCCTTTAATCATGTACGGACACCAGAACCCCAATGGTGATGCCTCACTTAAGCATGTAAGCAAGCTTGATTTTGGTGATCCATTTCGTAAGCATGAGATGATTTGCAGGTAAGTGCTCATCCTTCTTTGACTTGGTAGTAAGTGCTCTGTGTAAGAAAGCTTAAACTTTGATGTGggaccttgatatgtttgtgccATTGCAGGTATCTTTACGAAGATCCTATATCTTGGGGTGCAGTGACCACTGCAGTTTTCATTTTTACCATCTTCCTCTTAATTGGCTACACGGGTTACAAATCTGCTAGCCACATTAATAAAGTAGAGGATGATTTCCATAAAATGCAGGAGCTAAAGGTTCAAGCTGAAGCAGCTGATGTTGCCAAATCCCAGGTCTCTGAACACCTTGTCCAATTTGAGGTTCTTTATTCCATTAGATTGATCTTGAGGTGTTGACATGCATTTTCTGTTTTGCTAAATCCAGTTCTTGGCTACTGTTTCACATGAAATAAGAACTCCTATGAATGGAATCCTAGGTAAGGAGCTATTCTCATATTGATTTGCAGTATTATCTCAATAGCAATTTAACTAAATGCGCTACTTCTAACTTTTAAATGCCTGCTGTATGATTGTGAATTCAGGAATGCTTGCTCTGCTTCTAGATACGGATCTGAGTTCAACTCAAAGAGATTATGCTCAAACTGCTCAAGATTGTGGAAAGTCACTGATAAGATTGATAAATGAAGTGCTTGATCGAGCTAAAATTGAAGCTGGCAAGTTAGAGCTTGAGGCAGTTCCATTTGACCTTCGCTCTATACTGGATGATGTTCTCTCTTTATTCTCTGATGAGTCAAGGCGCAAAGGTGTTGAGGTACGCCCTTGAACATTCATAAGTTCCTTTATTCTCATACACAAAAgtaatttattgttgttgtctGTTGGTTTACGCGTTAAACTGAGCCACTATGTCTTCAACTACTAATTTCTTTCGCTTCTTCTACCTGTTACCTCTGGATTTCAATTGCTCCTGGTGCTTCTTCCTgacacaaaatgaattattgGGAACTGAAGTTGGCCGTCTTTGTTTCTGATAAAGTGCCTGAAATTGTTATGGGGGATCCAGGAAGATTCAGACAAGTGATAACAAATCTGGTGAACAACTCGGTCAAAGTAAGTAAAACAGGCAATCTTCTCATCCCTGAACCATAAGCACAAGTCCCTCTTTATGCTATTGGAAACTAGGAGGTAAAAAGGAAGGAAGGGATTAAAAAAAGGAGGGAAATggtgaaataaattttaaaattttcctttaatttGTGGCATGTGAAAGTTCAGAGAAATTTAAGATTTACCTTCTCTGTTCAGAAAAGAGGTAGGCTGAAGAGAAACATTCCTCTTTTTGATTTGCTTTCTATTTTAATGTTACATTCAAACAAGGAAATGGTAACCTTTAGAACTTCTCTATTTGTTCTTTCTTGAATCATTATGATTACCGAAAGTTTATTCTTTGACAGTTCACTCTAAAAGGGCATATATTTGTTCAAGTTCATCTGGCAGAACAAAAAAAAGATGGGGACAAAAATGACACCTGCTTGAATGGAGGATCTGAAAGTATTATTTCTTCTAGTGCTTTTCATTTCAAGACCTTAAGTGGTTATGAAACTGCTGATGGCCAGAACACTTGGAACACATTCAAGCATATAATTGCTGACAATGGGTTGTACTATGAATCTGCAACTAAGGTGGTGAATGATGATCTCTCTCGGGATGTCACTGTAATGGTTAGTGTTGAGGATACTGGGATTGGGATCCCTTTGAAAACACAAGATCGAGTTTTTACACCATTCATGCAGGCAGACAGTTCAACTTCTAGAAAGTATGGAGGAACTGGTATTGGGTTAAGCATTAGCAAGTGTCTCGTCGAGCTGATGGGCGGTCATATAAGTTTCATTAGCCGTCCCAAGATTGGAAGCACATTTTCTTTCAGTGTTAGCTTCCTAAGATGTGAGAAACATGCTGTTGGTGATCTGAAAAAATCTCATTCTGATGATTTGCCTACTTCATTCAAAGGTCTAAATGCTATTATAGTCGATGATAAGCCTGTAAGAGCTGCTGTAACAGGATACCATCTGAAGAGACTTGGTATTCGGGCAGAAGTTGTCAGTAGCATCAAGAGAGCAGCAGCCACTCTTGGGAAAAATGGTTCTGTTGTTTCCAAGTAAGTTTTCAGCCTTTGGTGAACTATTTGCTATTTATACTCTGTCGACTGTAAGTGATTCAGAACTGGAAGCATGTATTACTTAGATTAATCTAACTTTGAGGCTTTCAAGGACACATTACTACTAATGTTATCTTAGACGAACTCTAAGCTAATGCCATTGTAGGCACTCTACAGCCTTTGTTAGAGTGGGTTagagtcccacattggttgggAAATGGACTAgttgtttttttatatggatAGGTCCGAGTGTCGTAGCTGTACATGGTATTAGTGCCAGGTTGATCCATATTTGGGCTCCCGGTCCACACTCTAGTTCGGCCTGGGTGCGAAGGGAGGTTTAGAGTGAGTTAAAGTTTCACATTGGTTGGGAATGGACCAGTGGTttgcttatatggacttggtcaatcctcccctcatgagctagtttTTTGGGGTTGTGTTAGGCCTAAGTGCCTTATCTTTTACGGTCTTGTTTGGTGAAATGGAATTTAATCTACTTGTATTGATtgacaagaagagaaaaaggagGTCCAAATTGCAGATAATTAATAACAGAAAACATTTGCCTAAGGATTGACTGAGGTTtgattttcttttccatttcagCGATAAAAGAATTCATGTTCACCAATGTAAGTTTCCAGACATATATTTACTAGTATCGTTTCATTCTTGTATTTCTGCACATTTCACCTGCCAGCTATTATCAACTAAATATATAGTAGCAGAAGGCAACATAGAGGAAAACATTTAGGTGTAGAAATATATCCAAATCTGTCATTTATGTGACAGTGATCTTCAAAATGCCACTAGGataccatttttttcttattcagtTCCCTGCATGAGGAGTTCCAG
This genomic window contains:
- the LOC125854262 gene encoding histidine kinase 4, with translation MGEKMQSHHMVSVKGSEQFNSKRKHRFVPSQTYLPKLFALWIIWCTFFSIALYFYMDANHKEKRKEGLVSMCDQRARMLQDQFSVSVNHVHALAILVSTFHYEKNPSAIDQNTFAEYTARTAFERPLLSGVAYAERVLNSEREEFEREHGWTIKTMERKPSPIRDEYSPVIFSQETVSYIESLDMMSGEEDRENILRARASGKAVLTSPFRLLGSHHLGVVLTFPVYRSKLPENPTEHERVEATAGFLGGAFDVESLVECLLGQLAANHPIIVNVYDVTNSSDPLIMYGHQNPNGDASLKHVSKLDFGDPFRKHEMICRYLYEDPISWGAVTTAVFIFTIFLLIGYTGYKSASHINKVEDDFHKMQELKVQAEAADVAKSQFLATVSHEIRTPMNGILGMLALLLDTDLSSTQRDYAQTAQDCGKSLIRLINEVLDRAKIEAGKLELEAVPFDLRSILDDVLSLFSDESRRKGVELAVFVSDKVPEIVMGDPGRFRQVITNLVNNSVKFTLKGHIFVQVHLAEQKKDGDKNDTCLNGGSESIISSSAFHFKTLSGYETADGQNTWNTFKHIIADNGLYYESATKVVNDDLSRDVTVMVSVEDTGIGIPLKTQDRVFTPFMQADSSTSRKYGGTGIGLSISKCLVELMGGHISFISRPKIGSTFSFSVSFLRCEKHAVGDLKKSHSDDLPTSFKGLNAIIVDDKPVRAAVTGYHLKRLGIRAEVVSSIKRAAATLGKNGSVVSKKLDMILVEKDLWISEDVDLNLHFPDINQNGHMYKLPKMILLATNITNTEHEKAKAVGFSVIMKPLRASMLAACLQQLIGIGNKSRGKDLCNGSPSLRGLLCGMKILVVDDNRVNRRVAAGALKKFGAEVECAESGKAALALLQLPHNFDACFMDIQMPEMDGFEATRRIRELESIANEQQNGVLNCDGGTKRHVWHMPILAMTADVIHATLEKCLKCGMDGYVSKPFEEENLYEAVSKFFESKPNSDK